AAAGAGAGAGCGTTAATTAGTTACGCTCGTATTTCATGTTCTCTTCCGATGATTGCCACTCTTGTTGGATCCCAATTCAATCCCTCTTCTCCTGTGGTTCACACCACAATTTGCTATATTCATCTTCATATTTTGGGTAGCTCCAACTCTCCCTCCATTACCAGCTGCCGCGGTGAAGGGACTTGTGACCATGACCATCCCACCAACTTTTTGCCTTCCATTCTCCAAACCCATTACTTCCCATTCAAATTCTGCAGAAAGAGTTCTTTCCATTCTACTGCCATGTCTCCCATAATCATCTTGTGGGTTCCTCCAATTTCTCTCATTAGCCAATGACCACCTTTTATCTTGTCTAACAAGGGGTGTCGTTGCTCTCCTTTCATATACCAGTGGCCAACCTACCAAATTCTCTGCATTGAGCCTCCTCCTCCTTTCATAAGCAGAAGAGCTTCTTTCTTGCTGGTTCTTACAAGCTGCTGGTTCTCTAAATCTTTTGCCATTACGTGGTGCCTCCACTGGAAGACCCAGCTCCTCTAAGTGATTTTTGCACTGAAAATTTTGCTGCCAATTGTCCAAGCCATACGGATTGTAGCAAATGCTGGGCTCCTCAAGCAATCTGGGGATGGCATTCTTATGTGGGTATCTGAGAAGTGGAGAAAATATCACAGGAATCTGGCTCTGGGGAGCCAAAGGAACCCATGGAACTTCGCACTGCTTCTTTGCACTGGCTCTGGCATAAGGTCCAGGTATGTTTTCTTTGCTCTGCTTCTCATTCTGAGCCCTGTTTCTGTCAGAAAATGATTATACAAAAGAAGGAAGCCGACAGTAGAGAATCAAATCCACTGGTACCATTTGGTTTAAGAGATTTGAATAAATAGACCCACAAACAGCCTCTAGATTAGATTTAATTCCTAATAGGAAAGAAttatctttgaatttttattttccactCAACTCAGCCTAATTCAACTAATCATGTAAATGGTGATCAATTCAATAAAGCTTAAAATTCTTAGATATTAAATTaccaattttaataaaattacccaattttctttttcttctcttttatttgGTCTCTTACCAGACAGTGAATAGTAATGCTTAAATCCAAAGTTAAGGGAAAAAATGTACCTTGAATTGGAGGTTTGTTGTAAACCTTGGTCGAGATTTCTCCAGTCAATGCCTCTCTCCTGGAGAACAACTTCTCTGGGTCTTGCAGAGCCAAATGGGTTTAACTTCTGCTTCAGATGTACCTGAGcttgagcttcttcttcttccatctcCACCTCATCTGCCCATGAAAGTACAGACTCATACTTGCTTTCTCTTCCcatctctcgctctctctctctctctctctcaacggcTATTTAATAGCCGTTTGAAATTCAAAATGCTGTTTACAGTCACCCGACTGTGATGGGTCCGTATGAACCATGAAGTTCCCGGCTGTCCCTACCAAATTTCGGCCCAGATGGGCTCATTACCGTAGTATGCATAATACAATGGAAAGTGTGATTGcgtggaatatttatttgaatcgttgtaagaagtgattgatgtgatataaaatttaagaatattttatagaaaagtaaaaaatttttattttgtagtgggtttttttatttgaataataataaaaaataattgatgtgatataaaaagtgtaaaaaagtatgaatatttttaatttgatgggCAAAAAGACAATTATGGGTAATTGGCAATGGCttgccaaacaaacccataAATTTCCAATCAAATAGGTTTAAGGAATTTCTAGAATCCAGTTCCTTATataaaatagggttaaatagtTTATTCGTATCTGAGTTTTAATGGtctgtttgggtgttgaattttatgaaattataatttaattctaattCACTGCGCGAATTTCGATGTTTGACTTTATAAAAACTTTAGGACTAAGTGTATATTTTGTGCTACCTTACCAAATGTTGGTATAGGctctttgtatatatagagaactaGAAGGTAGTTACATGTGTTTAGGAGAGTACAATCGTAATAGGAATAGAAGACTACAATCTTATTAATCAATGTGATTTAATCAGTTACAAATAGATTTGAATTTAAACTAGGGATCTTATCACAAGCTCCTATCTTTTAGGTCTTATCTTCATCTTGAGAACTTATAGGAGTAGGAGATTTAACCGTAGAACACATATCTAGCTGAGggctagatatgtctttaacacGCCCCTGCAATCTCAACGGTATAGGGAGAACGTTGAGATTGGTTCTAAGAAAAGCAAATCGTGCGGATAAGAGTGGCTTGGTAAATACATCCGCTAGTTGATCCTTGCTACATATGAACTGAATACGAAGTGTCTTCTTAGAAACCATGTCACGAACAAAATGGAAGTCAATCTCGACATGCTTGGTTCGTGCATGGAAGACGGTATTTGAGGATAAGTATGTAGCTCCTATGTTGTCGCACCACAGTGTTGGAGGAAGAGAGAATCGGAGGCCAATTTCAGAACATAGGGACAATATCCAGGATATTTCTGCTGCAGTATTTGCTAGGGCCTTGTATTCTGCCTCTGTGCTTGAGCGGGCGACGGTTTGTTGCTTCCTACAGCTCCAGGAAATTAAGTTGTTTCCAAGGAAAATGCAATAGCCACCTGTGGAGCGACGATCATCACGATCTCCTGCCCAGTTAGCATCGGAGTAAGCTTGGATGGAGGTCAGAGGCGCACTGTTGAAGTGAAGACCGAATTGAACTGTCTCTTTAAGATATCGGAGAAGTCTTTTTACAGCCTGCCAATGAAGAGCCGTGGGTTTGTGCATGAACTGAGCCAGTTTGTTGACACAAAAGGATATGTCCGGTCTTGTGATGCAAAGGTACTGCAATGCTCCAACTGTGCTGCGATATAGTGTGGGGTCAGGGAATAAATCACCTTCAAAAGCCGAGAGATGTGTTGAAGAAGCCATTGGACTGTTGATGGGCTTTGCCTCAAGCATTTTTGTTCTGCGTGGTATATCCACAATATAACGATGTTGAGAGAGCAGAAAACCAGTGCGGCAGGGAAGAACTTCAATACCAAGGAAAAAGTGAAGAAGACCAAGGTCTTTGACAGCAAATTCTAGCTGTAATGTATTGAGTAAGTCACGGACAGCTGATGGCTTGGAATAGGTGATCAGtatatcatctacataaattAACACTCGTGTAGTGTAGGCAGCCGATTTGTATATGAAGAGGGAAGTATCTGATTTGGAGCCATGAAAACTGAGCTGTTGTAATTTCCCACTTAATCTGGAGAACCATGCCCTTGGAGCTTGTTTAAGGCCATATAGGGCCTTTTGAAGTTTGCATACATGTGTGGGAAATTGAGGATGAGAAAACCCCGGGGGTTGAGTCATGTAGACCACTTCTGAAATTGTTCCATGGAGAAAAGCATTATGGATATCGATTTGATGAATAGGCCAACCAtttgagagagcaagagagagaacaaTGCGTACCGTAGTGGGTTTGATGACTGGACTATAGGTCTCACCGTAATCAATTCCAGGTTGTTGGTGAAAACTCTTGGCTACCAGCCATGCTTTTATCGATCAATCGATCCATCAGATTTTCTTTTGATCCGAAATACCCATTTGCACCCAATTATATTAGTAGCTGATTCCGGTGGAACAAGAGTCCAAGTCTGGTTTTGAAGAAGAGCATCAAATTCTGTGTTCATGGCTGTTCGCCAGTGTTTGTCTTTCACAGCAGTGGAGTGACAAGTAGGCTCCAATTCCAGGGGTGAAGATTCAGCAAGTAGTGCTCTGGGAAGGGGGTACCGAATCCGACCATCAGTAAACTCTCTCGGTTTGGAAATGTTATTCTTTGCACGAGTAACCATCAAGGGGATCTGAAGGAGGGAGAGAGGATGCTGAAGATGCAGCTGAAAGAGGTGTCTCAACAGTGCTTGAAGAAGCTGATGATAGGTTCTGCACTGGTGAGGATGTCAGAAACTAAGATGGAGAAGGAGAGGAGTATTCTGTGAGTGATTGTGAAGGAGGATTAGCTGGTGGACTGAGAAGAATAGGTAGGGAGATTTGCTGTCCTATATCTGAAGTGTTTGAGTCAGGCGGGAATAAGGGAGACGAGTATGGAAATTCAGATTCAATGAATAGGACATCTCGGGAAATGTAGAGCCGATTTGTTGGCAAATGGAGGCATTTGTAGCCTTTGTGAAGAGGGCTATAACCTAGGAATAAACAGGGGACAGAACGGGGTTGAAACTTGTTGGAGTTATAAGGACGTAAGTTGGGCCAACAAAGGCATCCAAATGTACGTAGGAATGTGTAATCCGGGGagcatttgaaaagtgtttcaaaTGGGGAAAGGTTTTGCAGAACTGAAGTTGGCATACGATTGATTAGATAGCATGCAGTGGAAAAtgcatcatcccaaaatttgaAGGGTAGATGAGCATGAGAGAGTAGGGCTAGACCGGTTTCGACAATATGTCGATGTTTCCGTTCAATAGCACCATTTTGTTGGTGGGTGTGAGGGCAAGAAACCCGATGTTGAATACCAAGTTTTTGGAGGAGAGTGTTGACAGGGCGATATTCACCACCCCAATCGGATTGAATTGCTTTAATTTTGGTATTGAAGAACCGTTCAACATAAGATTTAAAAGTAGTGAAAATAGAAATGACATCACTCTTTACTGAAATGGGATAAAGCCATGTGTATTTGTTATAATcatcaagaaaagaaacataGTATTTTGCACCAGTTCTAGAGCTAACTGGGGCTGGTCCCCATACATCAGTGTAGATTAAAGCAAGAGGACAAGTGGCTGAGCTGGAAGTTGAAGCAAAAGGAAGTTGCTTGCTCTTGGCACCAAGACATGCAGTGCAGACAGGAGACTCTTTTGAAGAAGCAACTGGAAGTTTAAAGCTGGAAAGGACACGACGAACAATCCTCAAGGTGGGGTGACCCAGCCGTGAGTGCCATTGAAAAGCTGAAACGCGATCACCCACCATGGCATAACAGGGATGCTTATTTGCGGAAGGGAAAAATTGATAGAGGCCATGCCTATTCAGCCTGTAGAGGAGGAGTTTCCCCGTGCGGCGGTCCTTTAAGAGAAAATAGGAGGGATGAAATTCAAAGAATGTATTAGTATCTGAGGTGAATTTGTGGACTGAGATGAGATTCTTGGAGATTTGAGGTACATGCAAAATGTTAAGAAGATCAAAATTGTTACTAGGAGTAGAGAGACGAGTTGTACCGATATGTTGGATTGAGAGCCCCTTACCGTTACCAACACGGATTTGATCCGAGCCTAAGTAGTCCTCTGCCTTGATGTTGAGATTGGCTAGATCAGGAGTGAGATGGTGGGTTGCTCCAGAGTCAGGGTACCAGTTCAGATCGGAGCTGCTGGATGGAGCAGAGAGATAAGCTTGGGCCTGAGAAGGCTGGTCACGGCAGTAGGATTCATTGAACCTGTTATAGCAGTCTAGAGCAATATGACCATGACGATTGCAGACCTGGCACAGAGGCCAGTTAGAATAGGAGCTGCTGGAGGAGAAACCACGGCCAGATGGTCCTCTGCCTCTGCCACGAAACGGCCTGGAATCAGATGGTCCTCTGCCTCTGCCTCTGCCCCTGCCACGGTGGTTTCCAGAGGAGTGTGAGTGGAGGTTGCCTCGGGTGACAAAGTTAGCACCGgcaacagagagatcaagagaggCTTGATGTTGTTCTAAGCGCATCTCATGGGAAAGTAGATGGCCATAGATCTCATCCACAGAAAGAGGTTCGGCTCTGGTTGTAACAGAGGTAACGAATGGATCAAAATCCGAACCTAAGCCAACTAGGAGGAAGGATACCTTCTCAAAGCCATTGAGAAGCTGACCAACGACAGCAAAGGAATCGCACAATGTCTGAAACTTGTGGTAGTAGTTAGCAATGGACGAAGATCCTTTCTTGAGGGTCGCCAGCTGATAGTGCACTTGCATGGTGCGGGCTTTCGTCTGAGACGTGAATAGAGTTTCCAAGGTGAGCCAGGCATCACGGGATGTGGCACACTGGGTAACATGAGTCAGCATCTTTTCGGAAAGAGTTGAGTTGATAGCACCGAGCAGCAGCTGATCTTGCATGCTCCAGTGAAGAAATGCTGGGTTGGGAGACGTCATTGTGACACCATCTTTTGTGGAAGTCACAGTGGGAGGCGGACATGGCGTGGATCCATCAACATAGCCAAAAATAATTCCGCCTTTAAGATGCGGAACAATCTGTGGCAGCCAGACTGGGTAGTTGACCCCGGTGAGTTTGGTTGGGTTAAAGTTGGGGAAAGTGACCAACGGAGGAGTTTGGGTTGAGGTAGTCATGATCGAAGGTTGagaaggaaggaaaaaaaaaaaaatgtgaaggaCGTGAGTCACtgttgtggctctgataccatataaaaaCTTGAAGACTAAGTGTATATTTTGTGCTACCTTACCAAATGTTGGTATAGGctctttgtatatatagagaactaGAAGGTAGTTACATGTGTTTAGGAGAGTACAATCGTAATAGGAATAGAAGACTACAATCTGATTAATCAATGTGATTTAATCAGTTACAAACAGATTTGAATTTAAACTAGGGATCTTATCACAAGCTCCTATCTTTTAGGTCTTATCTTCATCTTGAGAACTTATAGGAGTAGGAGATTTAACCGTAGAACACATATCTAGCCGAGggctagatatgtctttaacagactttgtgaaataaaatttaaaaaaattttaaaaagttgaataaaatataatttgtttttaaaagaagtagagaaaagtagagaaaaataagaattCAACTTTGTTGCCAaacgtttttaaatttagtacttgagtttttatttgtatCGTAGGTGATACATGGattaggggtaaaaactcatttgatatatttgttaaatttttcgtccaaattttaacggctcgccacgtgtcaactgctGAGGTTAACATGTTGCActatgtaaaaaataataaaattaaaaaattaaaaagaagttcgaaaaaaagaagaggggtggctcaggtggctaagccacccctttggccaaaGAGGTGGctccatggcaaaaaaaaataaaaatgatgggttttggcctttgggggtagttcggccactcCCATGGGCAGaccctcaatttgtttttgtttttttttttcaaaccaccctcaaaggccaaaacccatcaatttttcttttttaggattTTGGTCATTGGGAGTGGCTAAATCATTCTAATGgctcatgggggtggttcgaccaccccatggGCAAATCTTCAAATGTTTTTGATGGCTTTTGACACTTGGGGTTGGTCGAACCGTCCCCTAGGGCAgcgagggtggttcggccacccccagattggctggcttgggggtggccgaaccaccccagtggcctatgggggtggtttggccacctcaTGAGCAAACTCtcaagggggtggttcggccacccccaagggctagaaccagtaattttttttcttcaattttttaaagatttttttttttaatatagtgTCACATGTCAACttaaatttggacggaaaatctaatagaagtaccaaatgagtttttacctcTAACTCAAGTACCACATATAATAGAAATGAAAACTCACgtactaaattttaaaacacttaaaactcaggtaccaatgaagtatttaaccctataaaaTAGTGAAAAAGTATGGCTCGAAATTTTTTGACCTAATTCACAAATTTGATACgaatctaataaaaaattagtaatttagaattgaAGAGTCTTACCTGTTTGATTAAATGAATCAGATTATAGTTGACCtttatagtcttatactcatgtttCGACACAAGACATCTAGggttaaattgataatttttgatACAATCTGCGAACGCCTGCAATTAAATTAGAATACTTTACTCCTAACCaattaaaaagtttttcttttatgattatGCAGCAACATGGGTGTGGACCCAATAGTGATTAgtgacttcttcttcttcaaaaaaaaaataaataaataaaaaataagtggtTAGTGACATTTAAAAGGAAtattacaaaaggaaagaagatCGGGTATAAAGTTTTGTCAAAGACGAAAATTAGAAAACCTTTTACCCATTTAAAGCAACAGAAAGGCAATTGCTTAGCCCCAACCCCACCCAATAAAAAAGGCATTTTTTTGGACTGATGACAACCTTTagcacaaaataataataataaaaaatccaaaaataccttttcttttttcaagaaaattaacAAAAGGAGAGGGTTAGTGGACAAAAGGATCTAGATTCTAAAAATCAACTAGTCCCATGAAAAACTATAatactgaaaagaaaaagaatttaatcAAGTGGAGGCATATTTTGGGATTATGCTAGCCCCAAAGTTAAACAAAGGGTCTATTTTCTATGGTTAGATGCATAATCAAAAAggaacatgttttttttttttttactttagtaAAGCTTGTGCATAATTCTATGCATAAACCTCttataaagttgaaaattgtttttgcatttttaagAGAGCTTTATAGTAGCgttatttgttaaatatttttattttaagaagaaaaaactaaaagcataaaacaaaaattttaaaataaaggaACTACGATTGAAtggtaattaaaataaattattgatgGGGAAGaggtaatttattatttaaaaataggCGAGTTTCAtatattggatttttttaaaaaaaaattccaacgtGCTGAGTGCCTAAACGATGTTAGATGTACGGAAGCTCCCTACTGAGATTCGTTGAAAATCCGAAAGCGACTTTGACCCACCAAAACTAGACCTGCCCGGGTGATTTCTGCGTTCTCCAAAACTTTCCCGCTCAGTCATTAACACAAACAATAAGCCTACAATTCACGCACACGCCCGCAGACAAccagagaaagagaaatgaagtACGTGTTGGTGACAGGAGGGGTGGTGAGTGGGCTGGGCAAAGGCGTTACGGCCAGCAGCATAGGCGTCGTCCTTAAAGCCTGTGGCCTTCGAGTCACCTCCATTAAAATTGGTCTATGCTTCCACCCATCACTTCTATATTGCTTTTGGTTTTACTGGGTCAACGTTTATTTTTGCCTAAATCGTGTTTGGCAATGAAGCTAGGCAGTTGGGGAATCTTTGGTTTTGCAACTTTGTTGTTTTAAATGGGATATTATTGAATTCGGACTTACATAAGCTGATTTTTAGTGTCCCTGCTTGACAAGTGACAATCTTGTTAGGTATTGCAACTTCATGGTTGGTTCATTGCTTATTGATTTCAACTGGATGCCTTTTTATGCTGCTATCTTTGTTTGTCTTTAGCGGGTCTGCGAGTTGTTgacttttatataaatatttgtatGCATGCGTTtgtcttatttatctatttgtttaattattctTTGTTGTTTCAAGTTTTGAtagagcaacaaaaaaaaaaaaaaaaagaaattgtaaaaTTGTTATGAGCAATTCTAAGTTTTCTTTTCATCTAGAATCCGACAATTGATTGGTTGCAGATCCATACTTGAACACTGATGCTGGTACCATGTCTCCCTTTGAACATGGGGAGGTTTTTGTTCTTGACGACGGGGGAGAGGTTtgcttctccttttcttttttgtttatacGTATCAACTTGTAAAATAAGAAATTGGGAGATAGAGAATTAATTTAATGATATAATAATCTgttcattatttgtttttctcttgaaaGGTTGATTTGGATCTGGGTAACTATGAGCGGTTCCTAGATGTGACACT
Above is a genomic segment from Alnus glutinosa chromosome 12, dhAlnGlut1.1, whole genome shotgun sequence containing:
- the LOC133852279 gene encoding uncharacterized protein LOC133852279 isoform X1, with protein sequence MGRESKYESVLSWADEVEMEEEEAQAQVHLKQKLNPFGSARPREVVLQERGIDWRNLDQGLQQTSNSRNRAQNEKQSKENIPGPYARASAKKQCEVPWVPLAPQSQIPVIFSPLLRYPHKNAIPRLLEEPSICYNPYGLDNWQQNFQCKNHLEELGLPVEAPRNGKRFREPAACKNQQERSSSAYERRRRLNAENLVGWPLVYERRATTPLVRQDKRWSLANERNWRNPQDDYGRHGSRMERTLSAEFEWEVMGLENGRQKVGGMVMVTSPFTAAAGNGGRVGATQNMKMNIANCGVNHRRRGIELGSNKSGNHRKRT
- the LOC133852279 gene encoding eukaryotic translation initiation factor 4B1-like isoform X2 gives rise to the protein MGRESKYESVLSWADEVEMEEEEAQAQVHLKQKLNPFGSARPREVVLQERGIDWRNLDQGLQQTSNSRAQNEKQSKENIPGPYARASAKKQCEVPWVPLAPQSQIPVIFSPLLRYPHKNAIPRLLEEPSICYNPYGLDNWQQNFQCKNHLEELGLPVEAPRNGKRFREPAACKNQQERSSSAYERRRRLNAENLVGWPLVYERRATTPLVRQDKRWSLANERNWRNPQDDYGRHGSRMERTLSAEFEWEVMGLENGRQKVGGMVMVTSPFTAAAGNGGRVGATQNMKMNIANCGVNHRRRGIELGSNKSGNHRKRT